One segment of Clostridium botulinum DNA contains the following:
- a CDS encoding DUF4097 family beta strand repeat-containing protein, translating to MKKILILAIVGIVLISSVGCNTKKQTTISNKESKISNENKLVDEKINLENATDIDIEIYAAQVSIKSYDGEDVKVTGKLSQKSDGFDIKRNGHEIQIIEKEYKSSGLDMNGEDNISRLEILVPSKYKGNFKFDQGAGILDIEGIKAKNIDISGGSVKSKCEDIKFDKLTLESGTSEFDLNLKEKCGDIKINGGVGKLKLKMAEVGGNLEYEGGVGDIDIIIPKNSPVDIVTEKGDGHYNINAQTSVEKKYTFDLSVGIGSINVGN from the coding sequence ATGAAAAAAATATTGATTTTAGCTATTGTAGGAATAGTATTAATTTCATCTGTAGGATGCAATACTAAAAAGCAAACTACTATATCTAATAAAGAAAGTAAAATTTCAAATGAAAATAAACTTGTAGATGAAAAAATAAATCTTGAGAATGCAACTGATATTGACATAGAAATTTATGCGGCTCAGGTATCTATTAAGAGTTATGATGGGGAAGATGTAAAGGTGACAGGCAAACTTTCTCAAAAAAGTGATGGTTTTGACATAAAAAGAAATGGTCATGAAATTCAAATAATTGAAAAAGAATATAAATCAAGTGGCTTGGATATGAATGGTGAAGATAATATATCTAGATTAGAAATCTTAGTTCCTTCAAAATATAAAGGGAATTTTAAATTCGATCAAGGCGCAGGAATATTAGATATAGAAGGAATAAAAGCTAAAAATATTGATATTAGTGGTGGCTCAGTAAAATCAAAATGTGAAGATATTAAATTTGATAAATTAACTTTAGAGTCAGGAACTAGTGAATTTGATTTGAATTTAAAAGAAAAATGTGGAGATATTAAAATCAATGGAGGCGTTGGAAAACTAAAACTTAAAATGGCAGAAGTAGGTGGAAATCTTGAATATGAAGGGGGCGTAGGTGACATTGATATTATAATACCTAAAAATTCTCCAGTTGATATAGTAACAGAAAAAGGGGATGGACATTATAATATTAATGCTCAAACTTCAGTTGAGAAAAAGTATACTTTTGATTTATCAGTTGGAATAGGTTCAATAAATGTGGGGAATTAG
- a CDS encoding MBL fold metallo-hydrolase, whose product MLRLEKPIITMETIKAMEDMSYFIHSLIFDDLLIIAQKETNCFVLKTTEGLIIIDAIWPCEDAFNAIIFAIKDVGWNPEDIKKLVLTHGHVDHTGCGKWIVNAFNAKTYLSKIDDIFWEEKPAKKNRPDTWKDYKIDVYVKDGDKIILGDKIIYVYDTPGHTPGGLSFIFNVTENNKTYQAALWGGSNPPQNIEDIVIYMKSLDYFMGQAEDKNVEIALSNHTGLDNGLERIAYSQKRMSYMPNIYLIGQSGFRKYCQLFRNLCYERLEMMK is encoded by the coding sequence ATGTTAAGATTAGAAAAACCAATAATTACAATGGAAACAATAAAAGCAATGGAGGACATGTCTTACTTTATCCATTCACTTATATTTGATGATTTGCTTATTATTGCACAAAAAGAAACAAACTGTTTCGTTTTAAAAACTACTGAAGGATTAATTATTATAGATGCTATATGGCCATGTGAAGATGCATTTAATGCAATTATTTTTGCAATTAAAGATGTTGGGTGGAATCCAGAAGATATAAAAAAGTTAGTGTTAACTCATGGACACGTAGACCATACAGGCTGTGGAAAGTGGATTGTAAATGCCTTTAATGCTAAAACATATCTATCAAAAATAGATGATATATTTTGGGAAGAAAAACCAGCAAAAAAGAATAGACCTGATACATGGAAGGACTATAAAATTGATGTTTATGTTAAGGATGGAGATAAAATTATTCTTGGAGATAAAATAATTTATGTTTATGATACTCCAGGACATACCCCAGGTGGCCTTAGTTTTATATTTAATGTAACAGAAAATAATAAGACGTATCAAGCCGCTTTATGGGGAGGATCTAATCCACCTCAAAATATAGAAGACATTGTGATTTACATGAAATCATTAGATTACTTTATGGGACAAGCTGAAGATAAAAATGTAGAGATAGCACTTAGTAATCATACAGGACTAGATAATGGATTAGAACGTATTGCATATTCACAAAAAAGAATGAGTTATATGCCAAACATTTATTTAATTGGACAAAGTGGATTTCGTAAATACTGTCAGCTATTTCGTAACTTATGCTATGAAAGATTGGAAATGATGAAATAG
- a CDS encoding serine hydrolase domain-containing protein, with translation MRNFMKEICEHYSTEKNFSGVCVLKIKGETIFEKAYGYANRGFKIKNQIDTSFDTASVTKVFTAVAILQLAQQGKLKLDDKIVNLIDLERTKIPKDVTVHQLLNHTSGIADDADEEAGEDYAALFINSPNYAIRECKDFLKNFAYKEPNFKAGSNVRYCNCSFILLGIAIEKITGMKYQSYVTEHIFKKMDMHGTGFFSMDSINENTAEGYVNITNTEGNIIGYKKNIYSYPPIGAADGGAYTTAEDLNKFLIGIKNCTLLNKEYSNILMDSQCDFCEAKEVYKIPQLYKTNGYAFEFFKISDKKEPFSIYKDGCNYGVSAMFSYYPEKDISLVILSNQECDVWTMRREIQLELYKKYYSI, from the coding sequence ATGAGAAATTTTATGAAAGAAATATGTGAGCATTATTCTACAGAAAAAAATTTTAGTGGAGTATGTGTGCTTAAAATTAAAGGTGAAACAATATTTGAAAAGGCATATGGATATGCTAATAGGGGATTTAAAATAAAAAATCAAATTGACACAAGCTTTGATACGGCATCAGTGACTAAGGTTTTTACAGCAGTAGCTATATTACAACTTGCTCAGCAAGGAAAGTTAAAGTTAGATGATAAAATTGTAAACTTAATTGATCTTGAGAGAACAAAGATACCAAAGGATGTTACTGTTCATCAATTATTGAACCATACATCAGGTATTGCTGATGATGCTGATGAGGAAGCAGGAGAAGATTATGCAGCATTATTTATCAATAGCCCTAATTATGCAATAAGAGAATGTAAAGACTTTTTAAAAAATTTTGCTTACAAAGAACCAAACTTTAAGGCAGGAAGTAATGTGAGATATTGCAATTGCTCTTTTATACTTCTTGGTATTGCAATTGAAAAAATAACAGGAATGAAATATCAAAGTTATGTGACTGAACACATATTTAAAAAGATGGACATGCATGGAACAGGATTTTTCTCTATGGATAGTATTAATGAAAACACTGCAGAAGGTTATGTAAATATTACAAATACAGAAGGCAATATTATTGGATATAAAAAAAATATCTACTCTTATCCTCCTATAGGGGCTGCAGATGGTGGGGCATATACTACAGCAGAAGACTTAAATAAATTTTTAATTGGAATTAAGAATTGCACACTTCTTAATAAGGAATACTCAAATATATTAATGGATTCCCAATGTGATTTTTGTGAGGCAAAAGAAGTTTATAAAATTCCACAATTATACAAAACAAATGGATATGCATTTGAATTTTTTAAGATAAGTGATAAAAAAGAACCATTTTCTATATATAAAGATGGTTGCAACTATGGGGTATCAGCTATGTTTTCTTACTATCCAGAAAAAGATATAAGTCTTGTGATTTTATCTAATCAAGAATGTGATGTTTGGACTATGAGAAGAGAAATTCAGTTGGAATTATATAAAAAATATTATAGTATTTAA
- a CDS encoding DUF1048 domain-containing protein, giving the protein MIKLIKKMIADKKEYKEQMERVKHLPEDYRFVFEKMQGYMWRFAGGDGSDMLKTQQELIELFEISAEDGKHVLEVTGEDVAGFCDEFIRDTKKWTDNYAKKLNYNMLNKFKADNERRGR; this is encoded by the coding sequence ATGATAAAGCTTATTAAAAAAATGATTGCCGATAAAAAAGAGTATAAAGAGCAAATGGAAAGGGTAAAACACCTGCCAGAAGACTATAGATTTGTATTTGAAAAAATGCAAGGATACATGTGGCGTTTTGCAGGTGGAGATGGTTCTGATATGTTAAAAACTCAGCAGGAATTAATAGAGCTATTTGAAATAAGTGCAGAAGATGGCAAACATGTTCTTGAAGTTACAGGAGAAGATGTTGCAGGATTTTGTGATGAATTTATACGTGATACAAAAAAGTGGACTGATAACTATGCCAAAAAATTAAATTACAATATGTTAAATAAATTTAAAGCAGATAATGAAAGAAGAGGAAGATAG
- a CDS encoding DUF4825 domain-containing protein, with protein MKINNFKKLVILGIFMLSLGMVGCGKPTEVNKTTDESKVNLNTVLNYKDSYVGDNSAIINIVNNLPANIYNEGIELQTESKPYEITIRYKGFEDMEIRFEDDSVISSSFSYIMKNNALIILSLVQNADIVNFDIDDGTSITYERTDLVNAHKDDFGNNLEEITKDKSSLENFIKTNKK; from the coding sequence GTGAAAATTAATAACTTTAAGAAATTGGTAATACTAGGAATTTTCATGTTATCACTAGGAATGGTTGGGTGCGGTAAACCCACTGAAGTAAATAAAACTACTGATGAATCAAAAGTGAATTTGAATACAGTTTTAAACTATAAGGATTCTTATGTTGGGGACAATTCTGCGATAATAAATATAGTTAATAATTTACCAGCCAACATCTATAACGAAGGAATAGAGTTGCAAACAGAATCAAAGCCATATGAGATAACTATACGCTATAAGGGGTTTGAAGATATGGAAATCAGATTTGAAGATGATTCAGTAATATCATCATCATTTTCATATATTATGAAAAATAATGCTTTAATTATACTATCTCTTGTTCAAAATGCTGATATAGTAAATTTTGATATAGATGATGGAACTAGTATTACTTATGAACGAACTGATTTAGTAAATGCTCATAAAGATGATTTTGGAAATAACTTAGAGGAAATAACAAAAGACAAATCATCGTTGGAAAACTTTATTAAAACTAATAAAAAGTAA
- a CDS encoding lysozyme inhibitor LprI family protein, with translation MKQKAILSLILIGLISFNFIGCTSSTKEIAPNNEQEKNISTEDNKTNEIDINKASNNSDNETKNNTTINKNSQDDSNKVNTKKVDSSTKENNNVSKTQESTKQIYKNKLDAIELGMKDLDDLKGGSTLEMKSAAKEEYERWDRALNEIYGVLQKQLSSDDMNKLKDEEIKWIASRDEQAKKDSLKYKGGTAETLIYGMSLGQSTKERCYELVEKYMKS, from the coding sequence ATGAAACAAAAAGCAATATTAAGTTTAATTTTAATAGGATTAATTAGTTTCAACTTTATAGGTTGTACAAGCAGTACTAAGGAAATTGCACCTAATAATGAACAAGAAAAAAATATATCTACTGAAGATAATAAAACTAATGAAATTGATATAAATAAAGCATCTAATAATTCAGATAATGAAACTAAAAATAACACTACTATTAATAAGAACTCACAAGATGATTCCAATAAAGTTAATACTAAAAAAGTAGACAGTTCAACAAAAGAAAATAATAATGTTTCAAAAACACAAGAAAGTACAAAACAGATCTATAAGAATAAACTGGATGCTATTGAACTAGGAATGAAAGATTTGGATGATTTAAAAGGAGGCAGTACTTTGGAAATGAAATCAGCTGCTAAGGAAGAATATGAAAGATGGGATAGAGCTTTAAATGAAATATATGGTGTTTTACAAAAGCAATTATCATCAGATGACATGAATAAATTAAAGGATGAAGAAATTAAGTGGATAGCATCCAGAGATGAACAAGCTAAAAAGGATTCATTGAAATATAAAGGCGGTACAGCAGAAACATTAATATATGGAATGTCCTTAGGACAAAGCACTAAAGAAAGATGCTATGAATTAGTAGAAAAATATATGAAATCATAG
- a CDS encoding PadR family transcriptional regulator, translating into MENITEMLKGVLEGCVLEIISHEEIYGYEITRRLNSLGFSDVVDGTVYTILVRLEKNRLVETTKKKSDMGPPRKFFTLNDAGRKELQKFWEKWDFVSTKINQLKDERKNV; encoded by the coding sequence TTGGAAAACATAACAGAGATGTTAAAAGGTGTGTTAGAAGGTTGTGTTCTTGAAATTATCAGTCATGAAGAAATATATGGTTATGAAATTACTAGAAGATTAAATTCACTTGGATTTTCAGATGTTGTAGACGGAACAGTTTATACAATATTAGTGCGACTTGAGAAAAATAGATTAGTAGAAACTACAAAAAAGAAATCAGATATGGGACCACCACGAAAGTTTTTTACTTTAAATGATGCAGGGCGTAAGGAATTGCAGAAGTTTTGGGAGAAATGGGATTTTGTTTCTACAAAAATAAACCAATTAAAGGATGAGAGAAAAAATGTTTGA
- a CDS encoding DUF1048 domain-containing protein codes for MFDNFIKLIIGDLDKKREYKRMMKRVNALPKDYNFAFKKIQNYIYTVGAPNGNTTIFTDMTIFEDLVDLFEISAADGRKVIDVIGSDVDKFCNELMSSYNTDSETLGEKLNKEIMERFNNGGKNNDKAY; via the coding sequence ATGTTTGATAATTTTATAAAACTGATAATAGGAGATTTAGATAAGAAACGTGAATATAAACGAATGATGAAGAGGGTTAATGCATTACCCAAAGATTATAATTTTGCATTTAAAAAAATTCAAAATTATATATATACTGTTGGTGCACCTAATGGTAATACCACAATATTTACAGACATGACTATATTTGAAGATTTAGTAGACTTATTTGAAATTAGCGCAGCAGATGGAAGAAAGGTTATTGACGTTATTGGAAGTGATGTAGATAAATTTTGTAATGAACTTATGAGTTCTTATAATACTGATTCTGAAACATTAGGAGAAAAACTTAATAAAGAGATTATGGAAAGATTTAATAATGGAGGCAAGAATAATGATAAAGCTTATTAA